One part of the Corynebacterium aurimucosum ATCC 700975 genome encodes these proteins:
- a CDS encoding serine/threonine-protein kinase encodes MNSADNKEHLQALIGEDYQLQWIVGHGGMSTVWLADDVRNDREVALKVLRPEFSDNNEFLSRFRNEAKAAESIDSENVVATYDYRELEDNGRTFCYMALEYVRGESLADLLAREGALPETLALDVMEQASHGLSVIHHMGLVHRDIKPGNLMITQNGQVKITDFGIAKAAAAVPLTRTGMVVGTAQYVSPEQAQGYEVGPSSDVYSLGVVGYEMLAGKRPFSGDSSVSVALAHISQAPEPLSTSISAPTRELIGMALRKDPTTRFADGNEFTNAISAVRQGQRPPQPKSAALAPIAAEPSPSASTEMLANMAHPTTVRPAVSAPQTEERPAKQGGFGTGLLIAVAIAALVAIGFMAYRLWGNTTPTPQPTPTEVIVTETVEPETTEEEETEAPETVEITTVEEEPTQVTVTTTHSVIPSPPTTAQRTTQHDLPTLPTEETQPQVDDSPLPEPELDSQNNPTEESALQGGQ; translated from the coding sequence GTGAATAGCGCAGATAACAAGGAGCACCTCCAAGCGCTGATCGGCGAGGACTACCAGCTGCAGTGGATCGTCGGCCACGGCGGCATGTCCACTGTGTGGCTGGCGGATGACGTGCGCAACGACCGCGAGGTCGCACTCAAGGTCCTGCGCCCAGAGTTCTCCGATAACAATGAGTTCCTCTCTCGCTTCCGCAACGAAGCCAAGGCCGCGGAATCCATCGATTCCGAGAACGTCGTGGCTACCTACGACTACCGCGAGCTCGAGGACAACGGCCGCACCTTTTGCTACATGGCCCTGGAGTATGTTCGCGGCGAATCCCTGGCGGACCTGCTGGCGCGCGAGGGCGCACTCCCGGAGACACTGGCGCTCGACGTCATGGAGCAGGCCTCTCACGGCCTGTCCGTGATCCACCACATGGGCCTGGTGCACCGCGATATTAAGCCCGGCAACCTCATGATCACCCAGAATGGGCAGGTCAAGATCACCGACTTCGGCATCGCCAAAGCCGCCGCCGCTGTGCCTCTTACCCGCACCGGCATGGTCGTCGGCACCGCCCAGTACGTGTCCCCCGAGCAGGCCCAGGGCTATGAGGTTGGCCCGTCGTCTGACGTCTATTCGCTCGGTGTCGTGGGCTATGAAATGCTGGCCGGAAAACGCCCCTTTAGCGGCGATTCCTCGGTCTCGGTGGCGCTGGCGCACATTAGCCAGGCGCCGGAGCCCTTGTCGACGTCGATTAGCGCGCCCACCCGTGAATTGATCGGCATGGCCCTGCGCAAGGACCCGACTACCCGGTTCGCCGATGGCAACGAATTCACCAACGCGATCTCCGCCGTGCGCCAAGGCCAGCGTCCACCGCAGCCGAAGTCCGCGGCGCTCGCGCCCATCGCAGCCGAACCTTCGCCCTCCGCTTCCACGGAAATGCTGGCCAACATGGCTCACCCCACCACGGTGCGCCCGGCCGTTTCTGCACCCCAGACGGAGGAGCGCCCCGCCAAGCAGGGAGGTTTCGGCACTGGTTTGCTCATCGCGGTGGCTATCGCGGCCCTCGTGGCGATCGGGTTCATGGCTTATAGGCTGTGGGGGAACACGACACCGACCCCACAGCCCACGCCAACGGAGGTCATTGTGACCGAAACGGTGGAGCCGGAAACAACGGAAGAAGAGGAAACGGAAGCCCCTGAGACCGTTGAGATCACCACCGTGGAGGAGGAACCTACTCAAGTCACCGTCACCACGACGCACTCGGTCATCCCCTCCCCACCCACGACCGCGCAGCGGACCACCCAACACGATCTGCCGACGCTCCCTACCGAAGAGACGCAGCCGCAGGTCGATGACAGCCCACTGCCCGAACCCGAACTAGACTCACAGAACAACCCCACCGAAGAATCCGCACTACAGGGAGGCCAGTAA
- a CDS encoding penicillin-binding transpeptidase domain-containing protein: protein MNRSIRLVSLFALILTAVLLVNLTVVQAFSTDKYAHNPKNVRGYLEMRTTPRGQIFAGNTVLAQSTADAEGNYSRSYPADSPAFANITGYLSERFGASQLEASQNDILNGKDDSLLARNWLDILSGKPQKGANVEVTVDPALQQTAYDQLAGPGYNGAAVAIQPSTGKILAMASSPSFNVSDLLGDNAGEKWEQLQNQEGTPLVNHATQDTLPPGSIFKIITTAAGLNNGFEPNSTLTGAASITLPDTVTELTNYGNQSCGGADSVTLQTAFALSCNTAFVQMSESIGADELRKYAEGFGVGEKYSLGVNTSAGALGELGDGAQVAQSAIGQRDVTMSALQAAIMAGTVANKGKRMEPYLVNRITDAQMNELRATTPRQAAEAINEETANTIKDLMFASERSTFGYDGNGFASKTGTAEHGEGLAPHAWYVAFDPDKDIAVGVVVKDGGHLGEGATGGQVSAPIGRAILRAYGGEQ from the coding sequence ATGAATAGATCGATCCGCCTCGTTTCCCTCTTTGCCCTGATCCTTACCGCCGTCCTCCTGGTGAACCTCACGGTGGTGCAGGCTTTTTCGACAGACAAGTACGCCCACAACCCTAAGAACGTTCGCGGCTACCTGGAGATGCGCACGACCCCGCGTGGCCAGATCTTCGCTGGCAACACGGTGCTGGCGCAGTCCACTGCCGACGCCGAGGGCAACTACTCCCGCTCCTACCCCGCCGACTCCCCGGCCTTTGCCAACATCACCGGCTACCTCTCGGAGCGCTTCGGCGCCTCCCAGCTGGAGGCCTCCCAGAATGACATCCTCAATGGCAAGGATGATTCGCTCCTGGCGCGCAATTGGCTCGATATACTCTCCGGCAAGCCGCAAAAGGGCGCGAACGTCGAAGTCACCGTCGATCCAGCCCTACAGCAAACCGCCTACGATCAGCTCGCTGGACCGGGCTATAACGGCGCGGCCGTAGCCATCCAGCCCTCGACGGGCAAGATTTTGGCCATGGCCTCCTCCCCCAGCTTCAACGTCTCCGACCTGCTCGGTGATAACGCTGGCGAGAAGTGGGAACAGCTGCAGAACCAGGAAGGCACCCCGCTGGTCAATCACGCCACGCAGGACACCCTTCCCCCTGGGTCCATCTTCAAGATCATCACCACTGCAGCAGGCCTGAACAACGGCTTCGAGCCGAACTCCACGCTGACCGGCGCAGCGTCCATTACGCTGCCCGATACCGTCACGGAGCTCACCAACTACGGCAACCAGTCCTGCGGCGGCGCGGACAGCGTCACCCTGCAGACGGCCTTCGCGCTGTCCTGCAACACGGCCTTTGTGCAGATGTCGGAGAGCATCGGCGCCGATGAGCTGCGCAAGTACGCCGAGGGCTTCGGCGTCGGTGAGAAGTACTCGTTGGGTGTTAATACTTCCGCTGGCGCGCTCGGTGAGCTTGGCGACGGCGCCCAAGTCGCCCAATCCGCCATCGGCCAGCGCGACGTGACCATGTCCGCCCTCCAGGCAGCCATCATGGCCGGCACCGTGGCTAATAAGGGCAAGCGCATGGAGCCCTACCTGGTCAACCGCATCACCGATGCCCAAATGAATGAGCTGCGCGCCACCACACCGCGCCAGGCCGCCGAAGCCATCAACGAGGAAACAGCCAACACCATCAAGGACCTCATGTTTGCGTCCGAACGCAGCACCTTCGGCTACGACGGAAACGGTTTTGCCTCGAAGACCGGCACCGCCGAGCACGGCGAGGGCCTTGCCCCGCACGCGTGGTACGTGGCTTTCGACCCGGACAAGGACATCGCAGTCGGCGTCGTGGTCAAAGATGGCGGACACCTTGGTGAAGGCGCAACCGGCGGCCAGGTTTCCGCCCCCATCGGTCGCGCCATCTTGCGCGCATACGGAGGTGAGCAGTAG
- the pknB gene encoding Stk1 family PASTA domain-containing Ser/Thr kinase has protein sequence MVSDRYHLRQSIGSGGMSEVYEAEDSVLGRTVAIKMLRPDMARDVNFRERFRREAQNSGKLNHPNIVAVFDTGEKDVDGLMVPYIVMEYVQGRTLRDIVREDGPMTVAEAARVLKPVAEALQSSHEAGIIHRDIKPANIMLTNTGQVKVMDFGIARALDDSTSAMTQTSAVIGTAQYLSPEQARGKPADARSDVYALGCVMYETVTGRTPFEGETPFAVAYQHVQEDPTPPSELIDEELTERERLGVDAVVLTAMAKHPADRYQSAWEMGDDLDRLAQGQLPEAARSHVNDEDHPTTMVAPVAAQHRAPVASTRPSEDEEAGSGLKWLAALLAASLVAIIGYFAWDFWDSSRQEAREREQEQHEAAQRANMVTVPKVANRPRNEAVEELEKLGLLVTVNEEPSPDVPRGKVIRVNPAEGSELQKNSSVTLTVSSGKEVTEVPDLTGMKLDEATTALEEAGLELNTDVEQVNDEAPAGEIISQNPAGGAQLSKGSKVRVTVSKGQKEVSVPDVSGMDRDRAVEMLSSMDFDVTVNSVDSELPENQVLRVVEQGQKLPKGSQVTLEVSNSMLIQAPDITHSTQQEAESALRAKGWSGSLDVGERIPTSNPIDSNKIGWASASRGDVIRKDETIQVRFWEFDPAALLPQ, from the coding sequence ATGGTCAGTGATCGGTACCACCTCCGCCAGTCCATCGGCTCCGGCGGCATGTCCGAGGTCTACGAGGCCGAAGACTCCGTCTTGGGGCGCACCGTCGCCATCAAGATGCTGCGCCCCGACATGGCGCGCGACGTTAACTTCCGTGAGCGCTTCCGCCGCGAGGCCCAGAACTCCGGCAAACTCAACCACCCGAACATCGTTGCTGTCTTCGATACCGGTGAAAAGGACGTCGACGGCCTGATGGTGCCGTATATCGTCATGGAATACGTGCAGGGCCGCACCTTGCGCGACATTGTGCGAGAAGATGGCCCCATGACGGTGGCGGAGGCCGCGCGCGTGCTCAAGCCGGTAGCGGAGGCCCTCCAATCCTCCCACGAGGCCGGGATCATCCACCGCGACATCAAGCCGGCCAACATCATGCTGACCAACACCGGCCAAGTGAAGGTCATGGACTTCGGCATCGCCCGCGCGCTGGATGATTCCACGTCGGCGATGACGCAGACCTCTGCTGTCATCGGTACAGCGCAGTATCTTTCCCCGGAACAGGCCCGTGGCAAGCCTGCCGACGCCCGCTCCGACGTCTACGCTCTGGGATGTGTCATGTATGAAACGGTCACTGGGCGCACCCCGTTTGAAGGTGAAACACCTTTTGCTGTGGCCTACCAGCACGTCCAGGAGGATCCAACGCCCCCCTCAGAGCTCATTGACGAAGAGCTCACGGAGCGAGAGCGCCTTGGCGTCGACGCCGTCGTGCTCACGGCAATGGCCAAGCACCCGGCGGATCGCTACCAATCCGCCTGGGAGATGGGCGATGATCTTGATCGTTTGGCACAGGGGCAACTCCCGGAAGCGGCACGCTCCCACGTCAACGATGAGGATCACCCCACCACAATGGTGGCACCCGTGGCCGCGCAACACCGTGCGCCGGTGGCCTCCACCCGCCCTTCGGAAGATGAGGAAGCCGGCTCCGGCTTGAAGTGGCTGGCGGCCTTGCTCGCCGCCTCCCTCGTCGCCATCATTGGCTACTTTGCCTGGGATTTCTGGGATAGCTCCCGCCAAGAGGCCCGCGAGCGCGAGCAGGAGCAGCATGAAGCAGCCCAGCGCGCGAACATGGTCACTGTCCCGAAGGTGGCCAACCGCCCGCGCAATGAAGCGGTCGAAGAGCTGGAAAAGCTTGGCCTGCTGGTGACCGTTAACGAAGAGCCCAGCCCCGATGTGCCCCGCGGCAAGGTGATCCGCGTCAACCCGGCGGAGGGCTCGGAGCTGCAGAAGAATTCTTCGGTCACCCTGACAGTATCTTCTGGCAAAGAGGTCACCGAGGTCCCGGATCTCACCGGCATGAAGCTGGATGAAGCTACCACTGCGCTGGAGGAAGCCGGCTTGGAGCTGAATACCGACGTGGAGCAGGTGAATGATGAGGCCCCCGCGGGCGAGATCATTTCCCAGAACCCAGCGGGCGGCGCGCAGCTATCCAAGGGCTCGAAAGTACGCGTCACGGTATCCAAGGGCCAGAAGGAAGTCAGCGTTCCAGACGTCAGCGGCATGGACCGTGATCGCGCGGTGGAGATGCTGTCCTCCATGGACTTTGACGTCACCGTGAATTCGGTGGATTCTGAGCTGCCGGAGAACCAGGTGCTCAGGGTTGTCGAGCAGGGCCAGAAGCTACCCAAGGGCAGCCAGGTCACCCTGGAAGTCTCCAACTCGATGCTCATCCAGGCACCGGATATTACGCATTCCACGCAGCAGGAAGCCGAATCCGCGCTGCGTGCCAAGGGCTGGTCCGGTTCCCTCGACGTGGGCGAACGCATCCCAACGTCTAACCCGATCGACAGCAACAAGATCGGATGGGCGTCGGCAAGCCGCGGCGATGTCATCCGCAAGGATGAGACCATCCAGGTCCGGTTCTGGGAGTTTGACCCGGCAGCACTGCTGCCGCAGTAG